The following DNA comes from Fusarium verticillioides 7600 chromosome 9, whole genome shotgun sequence.
GGATGCACGTCCTGTGAGGCCCGGATGCAGCGGGGCCTCACATCATTTTTGGAGGTGGTTTGATGTATCAGCTCAGCATGCCGTGCGATTAAAAGGGTTGCTTTGACCGCTTTATCTCGTGTTTATCCTTTCATCCTCACACCTGATTCTTTTCATGTCTTTCTGCGGATAAGAGTCATTGACCATGGCCCTGAAGCAGAATGGCCTCAATGGAGGTGCTCATTTGAGCAGCGACATTGACTTTATCGCAACTCCCAAAGCGCCCGCTGACGTACTCTCTACCGGCAAGAATCCGGGCGTTCCTCTGACCAATGCAGGTCGTCGCATTTGTATCTTGTCACATCTGCTAACTACTGCGAATAGTCTCCCGCTATCAAAAACGCTCCGCTACCCGCCGACGGCCCGGATACGAACAATGGTCCAACATCTTTCTCGGCATCGCTCTCTACGGCGTTCCCCAATGGCTATCATGGAAACTCGGCGGCGGTCTCAAACTTGCGCTtttcctctccatcttcaccacAGTCCCTGTGCTGGTCGTCATTTGGACCTTCATGTCCAAACTGAGCCCGCGAATCAACGATAAAGTCCATCTTCCCGGCCGACCGATCGAGTTCTACCTCACCTTCAAAACGGACCAACTTCGCGCGCGATACACAGGCCGCCACAAAGTACCCATGAGTAAATTCTTTGAACTTTATTTCGCAGGCCAAGTCGATCTCAACGCCGACGCCCTGGAGATACTTGAGTATCGCCATGACTGGGCGACGTTTAATTTCACCAGCGAGACTTTCAATTATATTCTATTCACTTTCTTCCCCGATGTCATTCTTCATTTGCGCTCGCAGGACGAAGAGCAGGTTCGCACCAATTACGATAGCGGAAATGATCATTACGCTTGGTTCCTTGGCCCACGAATGATATACACCACCGGTATCATCTCAGACCCCGATCGCGAAGAAACACTTGAAGAGATGCAAGACAACAAACTCGCCATCGTCTGCCAGAAAATCAACATCCAGCCCGGCGACCGAGTCCTCGATATTGGCTGCGGCTGGGGCACCCTGGCGAAATTCGCAAGCTTGAACTACGGCGCGCACGTCACGGGCGTGACTCTGGCACGAAACCAGGTTGAGTGGGGAAACGATGGTTTGAGAAAAGCAGGCGTTAGCGAGGAGCAGAGCCGGCTATTGTGCTGTGATTATCGCGATATCCCGGAGCAaaagtttgacaagatcacGCAGCTTGAGATGGCGGAGCATGTTGGCGTGAGGCGGCTGACGGGGTTCTTTCGGCAGTGTTATGACTTGCTGGAGGATGATGGGGCGATGTATGTGCAGATGTCGGGATTCCGAAAGGCGTGGCAGTATGAAGATTTCATTTGGGGCTTGTTTCTGAATAAGTATATCTTCCCTGGTGCTGATGCATCGACGCCCTTGGCGTTTTATGTTGGATGTCTTGAAAGCGCTGGATTTGAGGTCAAGAGGTAAGTTACTTGACCCTATTCAAGGTATTCACTAACTTGGTCAGTGTTGATACTGTCGGTGTTCATTATTCCGGAACTCTCTGGCGATGGTACAGGAACTGGCTTGGAAACGCCGAAAAGGTCAAAGCCAAATATGGCGTTCGATGGTTCCGAGTATGTAGTATCTCCATCAACCTAATTCATAACGAAATAGCTGACTTGAGAACAGATCTGGGAGATTTTCCTGGCTTATTCCACCATCGGATCCCGTCAAGGCTCGGCTACTTGTTTCCAGATCGTGGTGGTCAAGAACCTCAACTCGACACAGCGAATCAACGGTGTTTATTCTCAGTATGGTCTGCATGGTGCCCTGGAGGCGGCTCGAGCTGCTGGAAAGGCTGTTTTGCCTAAGTGATGGGGTTCGGTTGGGGGAAATCAGATTATGTAGCATGAAAACACTGGCGGATGTGTTTCAGTTGATAGTTGAGTGCAAGTTTTGAGCATGGTTTTGGCGATGTAACTTTAGGTTTTGTCATTCAAGGACGCCAGGTAACGAGGTCTTGGTAGttcgagagtcttgatcttgattTTATAAGTTTTTAACGTCTCAACCGTGCACATGTGATAGCACAGAATACTCCGCAAGCTGAGAGAACCAAGACACAATGAGAACGCTAGCATAGAATTCGGTTTTCTAGTCATTAGCTGATAGCAGCATAGAGACCAACGACTCCTCCAGCGCCAATAAGAACAGCCCTCACGAGATTCAGCCATCGAAACCTCTCCAACAAACTGCGaaccttctcatcttcctctgccGTGGAATCCCTTTCAGTCTGCTCCTGGGGACCACTGAGATCTGTAAACTCAAAACCTTCACCAGTTCCCTTGACAGACTCCCAGGCACTTCTATCCAGTGACGTGTcttgctcagcagccttctcacTTCTCGTTCCACCGAGTTTATTATTCTCCTCAATAAGCGCAAAGTTTGTCGGAATCATGAGTTGAGTAAAGGGCGCGATGCTAAATGCTAGAGCCGCAGCCGTCAAGAATGTATTGGCTTTGAGAGTGTTGGTTGAGAGAGCGTAGAGAGGACCGGTGCTTAGGGAATTGCGAGAAGATGCAGAGTATATAAAGCCAATGGTTGAGAgaagtgaagctgatggGAAGACGTGTGACCCGCGACTGAACAGCCATCGGATACAGGGTAGAGACCGAGAGGCAGGTTGAGATTGGAGCTCGGGGACGTCGAAGAATGTCAGGGTTGCGATACCACCTGACGCCATCAAGGCAGTGGAGATAGAGATGATTTCAGCCGTCGACATGTTTCTGAAAATTTTAGATCAAATGATAGTTTATAATATTAGAACTGATAGGGTCATCTTTTAGGCCTTTGGATTTATATCTACTGTACTGGTTTATGGATGACGTAATGTGCCTTTGGCCATGACGCTTGGAATATATGCCGGCCTTTGGTAAGTTTCCGTAACGCGCGACGATTGTCCGGTCTTAGACCAAATACTTCCTTCAGAAAGTGTTTGATTTATCAAAGCTCGCCCACTTATTTCTACTAAGTCATCTCACATCGCCACCACAATATGCACACCATCATAGATCGACCTTGACAGCAACGATATGCTGTGAATAGAACCCGGTGACAAATAACCAACCCTTCTTCTTACCCCCCTCAAGCTTTGGATCAATTCCAATCAACACAGCTGTAGCCGCAGATCTCACCCTCTTTCCATCGTCCTCAAAAAGAAGCTTATTCTTCCACTTTCCATTCTTTCGCTGAGCAAGCCATACCATTACTGGTTCAGTGGCAGTCTCAATGCCAATGTTGTTTGCTAGCTCACAGGCCTTTGAAAGACCAGCAGATATATAACCGCTGCTGTCGTTATATCCACTGGCAAATGGATCGCTGTAGTAGAAGGGGTTGTCGACGGCTGTGTCGAAGGGGATTGTTTCGAGGACTTGGATGGTATGGTCGGGTTTGACGGTGGTTATGTGGATGTCTCCGCTGGCTGCACTGCCGATGGCGATTTCGTTGGGGGTTCTTCCGTGGCCGAGACCGTTGTTGTTATGAAGGCCTGTCAGAGCGACTGAAGCATTGAATCCGGCTGTTGAGTCCTCGGAGTCGGTATCGGTGATTTCAACATAGATTGTGTTGGACCATTTCGCGCCATAGTACATATCCTCAACCTGTCGCATGAGACCTTCACGATAATGATGATCATTGGTGACATAAAAGCTTGTCGGGGACAGAGCAACAATGTCGTTTGGAGTCTGGATCAGAGCATGGCTGATCGATCGGACATACTTGACTGTTGAAGATCCAATGCGATGATGGAAGATCTCAATCTGGGAAGCAGCTTTGTTTCCGCCAAATGCATCCTTCTTCCCATCAACGACATGCTGGAGGTACTCAGGATTCGGAACATGATTAACAGCAAAAATATAAACACGATCCTTATCCTCAGGATCAGCAATAACATCAATACCATGCGTAATAAACGGTCCCTTAAAGCCCTCAAACTCTAGTCTCTTCGACTTGAACGTCTTGGGGTCTATGACGTGGATAGACCCACGCGACTTGCTAGCCGTGAGGGGATCGTGCAGAACGCCCAGACCGGGAAACCACGAGAACCTTGGTGCGTACGAGTCTTCACACGCAGTGTACAGCAACCCAGAATGAAAATGCACGTCCTCGCAGACAGTTGTATCGTCAATGGTTATAAAATCCGCATCCGAGACGATAGTAGACGACGGAGTGCggaagaagccgagaacCGTTGTGACGCGATTAACAGGGCGGGCGAgaaaaacaccaagacctATAGTGAGGGCTGATAAGACCAAGGCCTTTGGACCGACTGTAGATGATTTGGAAGCCAttgtggatgagaaggagaggaatTGGTCTTCCCCAGTTTCTTCAGGGCGATCTTCATGATAAATGAGGGGGACGTGGAAACAGCTAGACTTTTTGCCGAGGTCCGAATTTGAGGTTAGATCGTCAACTGAAAACCAAGACTTGACTCGTTTAGGTTGAGTAAAAGCTTCGTGATTGGTATTGGGCATGCGATATACGAAGGATTGGAGTTAGCAATGCATATAAGCTGATACTGTATCCCATAGGTGGAGTTGCCGATTTAGGTAAGCTGACGTCGAATGCTAGGCAAGGATAGATGTAACAACTGTGCAGTCCGATGATACAAATATTGAACCATTATTGGCTATGATAGCAAGAGAGGGTATAGTCTGGGGTTCAGAGAGGACATAAGGCGGAAAAGATATTCCGAAGTTGCGTTCATTACGTGCGCTTGTGATGACTGAAACTCGGCTCCGCGAATCCTTTGCGGCACAGCGATCGATTATAGTGACTTAGGATATTTGATTGGACCGAGAGGAATTATCAGATGCCCATGAATATCGTTCGGGATTTGGGAAGTTGTCCGAAGCTGACTAATGGAGGTGACCTGAAGTTGCTTCAGCAGAGGCTAGACTCGTTGGGTTTCTGATATTGAAGGGGTATAATGTGACCAAAATACCAGAAAGCCAAAGGGGAAAAGATCCCTCCAAGGATCATAGTGGGTATCTTGACCCTGGAGTCCTGTGCCTTAACTTCCGTCATCTTTGTTACATGGATCCGTGCTGGGCTTCGGGAGTTGAACTCTAAGCTGGCGCGGAACTGAACGAAGGATAAATATGTAGCTTTGTTTCATATATTCAATGATACTCCCACTAAACTATAAAAGGTTTGAGTTCGGTGGTTGTCGGAGCTATACGTATAAAGGACGAAATGTATACAATTCTTAACCTTGAGCCTCAACACTAATACCAAGCCTTATCAATCAATCTAGAATTACTAAGCTATCGATAGTAGACTATTGCACAATAAACTTCGAGATTGACGTCAAACGGTACAGTCCTGGGCTATACCCTTTGTGACATAATTCGTGATATGGCGTGCTCAACGGTTCCATACTGGGGTCTTATTGACCTGTCAACGGCCGGGAAACGCACACAATAGAGCAATAGTATTAGGTTTACCGTTGAAACGGAGATAAGAAAGTAGAAAACAGACAGGATGTTGCGATAGTGGTAACACTTAATGGATGTTCCGGATGAAACCGTGTTGATGAAGTGGTCTTGAGCGGTTTTATATTCAGCGCTGGAACCCAAACGACTGATTTAAACAGTTACAAACTACCAAAAATACAGTTACTATTATTAGCCGACTGCCTTTCTATAGTGGTAGCCTCAGCCATACCTTAACCATGAGTCCTTTCCTCCACGGTGATCGATCCCCTTCTCCCGAAGAGCCCACCAAATTCGGCCCCGACATCAAAGTAGCCGTAATCGGCGCCGGTGTCAGCGGGATCTGCGCAGCAGCATATCTCCTCAAAGAAGGCGCCGATGTCACTGTGTTCGAGCGATCCGGCGTCACATCCGGAGTATGGCACTACGACCCCAGAGCAGCGACCACAGACTACCCCAGCGAGAAACCTTCTGCCGGCGACTATGTGACTTCACTCCCAGGAcaattctcatcaagccGCACCAAAGACGGAAGCACTGCTCATCCCCTCGAGACTAAAGACAAGAACGATCTCGACGTCGCATTCTCTCCTCCCGGCCCCGCTTATTTCGGTCTGAGGAATAACGTCCCTACAAGTCTGCTCTACAGCAATCTTGGTCCTTGGCCAAAGGGAACTGAGGATATCACTGGTCATGAAAGCATCCAGAGTTACCTCCAGGGTCTTAGCAAGGAATTCGGCGTCGACGACGCAACGGTTTTTCACACGCGTGTTGAAGAcgtcaagaagagcgacgATGAAGCCCACTGGGATATCCGAACGATAACCCTTCTAAAAGGCGATGGCGAACCCAAGATAATTGAACGCAATTGGGAATTTGATGCTGTCGTGGTAGCGACGGGCCATTATAACCTACCTCGCATCCCGGATACCCCTGGTCTTACTGAATGGAAAGCTcactttggcgatgatgttaTCCACACGAAACAGTATCGTCGTCCGGAGCAGTTTGGAGGAAAGACGGTTTTAGTCGTTGGCGGGGGTGCGTCGGCGTATGATGTTTGCCGTGAGACTAGTGAGACCGCCAAGAGGGTTATTCAGAGTACTAGAGGTGGAGACTTTGATCTACCGCCTTCGATGTTTCCTGAGAGCGTGGAGCACGttggagagattgagaagtttgtgTTGGAGAGGGATGAAGCTGGAAGAGTGGAGAGTCGAGTTGTCTTGAGTGATGGAAATGttctcgatgatgttgatgctgttgttttGGCAACGGGCTATCTAACATCATATCCCTTCCTGGCACAGTATCATCGCGATAATGTATCCGCTGACAACGCAACACGAGATATTCTCATAACCTCAGAGGGAAATATGGTGCATAACCTCCACAAAGACATATTCTACACCGAAGATCCAACCCTCTCATTCATCGGCGTACCGTACTACACCGCAACTTTCTCTCTGTTCGACTTCCAAGCACAAGTTCTCGCTCGTGTACTCACTGGAAAAACATCTCTACCTAATATTCAATCTCTGCGACAGGAATATGACCAGCGTGTTGCTAGCAAGGGCCGTGGGAGGAAGTTTCATAGTTTGGCGggagatggtgaagagattgagtaTGTGAGGGATTTACTGGACTGGGCGAATTCCAGTCTTGTTAGTGATGAGATTGAACCGTTGGTTGGGCATTCGAAGGAGTGGTTGGATACGTATAATgagcagagggagaagagaaagttgTTGAGGGTTGCGAAGGGCGCTGAGCCGGAGGGGTTATGGGCGAGGCCTAGTGATCTGGAGAAGGCGTAGCGCGGTGTGAAGTTGGGATGGCATGCAATTTTAATCAATCAGTTTTACACAGAGAAAGAGGATATTTCAGGACACATAAGAGGCTATCGTGAAATATGTGTACTGAGTTCGACTTTGTAATAGTTATGTTTGGCCAATGGCTCGATTGACTTCAAGTGATGAGACAGCCAGCTGATTCTTTGTGCAAGCCCAACTAATCCGTGCACGGTTTCTCAATCGGACGAGTTCGATATGAGAAGTAGATAGCTAACATTCATATAAGAATCATTGCATGCTTCCTTGACTTCAAACTGTAATGCGGCTAgggaaggcaagaaaactcgggaccttgatcctaagtgatgaaaatctttaggtaaatttagcctaagctcCCATGTTTTCCTGCTCCCACAGGTGCGGTAACCATGATTTACAACCCTTACGTTGTCGGCCAAGTATCTTTCATTCACCCGGAGATGCAATTTTTACCCTATATGAGGCTCGCTTATCCCAAACCGTCTCACACTCCATCTAGTCTTTCGTCTCAACTCCGAACCtagccttgatgaggacCTTTTTGGAGGTCTGAAGCCTCAAGGTTTGGCCAATAGTGGACCCCCAACCACGAAGCTGACTACCAGTCGAGTCTAGCTGACCCAAACTTGTCAATAAACTGGCAGCAGCATATAGAAACACAAATAATATCAAGCCATGCAGGAACTCGTCGGGGAACGTGAGCCGGGCCTCAGTAAAATGCCTCACCATGCATGCAAACGATCTCACCGATCACGCGCCATTAGGTCAAGTATCAAATAATCAGTTGGGGACAGGAGCGCAGAGATTTAAGCATAGCTGACCAACAAGGTTGCAGCAGCGGGTTAAGCATATTATTTACCTTAATCGAGAATAAGCGTTGGGTCCCGATCCACAGACTCTTAGTGCCAAGATACCTTGATAGTTACCGCGCAGTGGGAACAAGAACCCTGATAGACATGTCAAGACAGAAAACACCGAGACTAGCAGTAACTCTGATAGATTCTGATTTGCTGGTTGTTTGCATATGACGCCACTGCAAAACCTCTCGACGGACTCTGTTTGCTAATGCATCGACCGGTTCAACCGTCAAACCTTGTATGAGCCCCCACGATAGACACCGAGACAAGGATCTGAAGGATTTTCAGCAGTTAGTGGCTGGTTCTATCCAGAATCTGGGAACCTGGATGCTACGATGGACCGCAAAAGGGCTGTATAAATACCATCCAATACCTCCTGCATAACACTTgtctcctcagcctctcagcctcatctcatctgccAATCCCAGAGCTACTTCTCTCCATCCCCAAACAACCGTTAAGATGATGTTCAAGACCACCGCCGttgccctcctcctcggaGCCGCCACCGCCACTCCCATCTTCGGCCGCGCAGAGACCAGCACCACAAAGTCTGCTGCCCGGACCACCGCTACCAACAGCGTGTACGATTGGTCTGAGGGCTGGACCAAGGACTACCCCATCCACCAGTCCTGCAACGCGACACTCCGTCGCCAGCTGGCCAATGCTCTAGATGAGACTGTTCAGCTAGCTCAGCACGCAAAGGATCATCTCCTCCGATGGGGAAATGAGTCTGAGTTTAAGCAGAAGTACTTCGGTAATGGATCTACTGCTACGCCTATTGGTTGGTATGATCGTGTTATCAACGCCAACAAGGCTGGTATGCTGTTCCGTTGCGATGACCCTGACAAGAACTGCGCTACCCAGGACCGTAAGTTGTTACCATGGCCTAAATATGAGTATCTGACTAACAATTGTAGAATGGGCTGGCCACTGGCGAGGTGACAACGCCACCACCGAGACCGTCATCTGCCCTCGCTCCTTCGAGATCCGCCGCAGCCTCGACTCCGTCTGCGGTCTCGGCTACACCGTCGCCcaatccaagctcaacacctTCTGGGCCACTGATCTCCTCCACCGCGTCCTCCACGTCCCCACCATCAGCGAGGGTATCGTCGACCACTTCGCCGAGGACTAcgctgaagccattgaacTCGCCAAGACCGACCCTTCCAAGAGTGTTATCGACAGCGATGCCCTTCAGTACTTCGCTATTGACGTTTACGCCTATGACATTGCTGCTCCTGGTGAGGGATGCACtggtgaggctgaggagaaggagactCCTACCAAGGCGGAGTCTGCCAAACCTAGTGCTACAAAGGAGGCTCCTAAGGAGTGCCACACTCACAGTGATGGTGTCGTCCACTGCTCTTAAAGGAGTGATCTGGTTTTCGattctcaagacccttttCTGTTGATTGTCGATTAAGTTGAGACCGTTATTGGTATCGCTTTGACGACAAGCCGCTATCGATATAACCGCTTTCCTGCTTGTGGTATATGGCAAATCATATCGACCGCTGTATCCAAAAGATGCAATTGATTTCGGCGCAAGTCGATACTGGTAGATTAAATGGACTTTCACATAGATGGCCCAGCAGACAACAAGACATAATGATAATTAGTACAATACACAATCGTTCCGGACAGTTGACCTTTAGTGCATCCTGTGTATTTTACAGTAATTGAGCCATTGATTTTTGCTTTTAGATTTCTTATATCATAATCCTTTATTTGATAGGAATATGCAGCCGTGCCACGATTAAAATAAGTAGCGGGTATCACCAGTTGTTCAGAttaaagtatatatagtCTCCAATCTCTTTGGTACTAAATTCCTATATAAACTGGCCGAAACATTCGCACCCTGAACTAATCCTTCTTATTCAATTTTCATCTGGGATCTTCACAATAACTACAGTGACGAAGCAATTTGAAGGATTCGCGATCTATACAATCACTACAGCGATCAAGCAATTTGAAGGACGCATCGCCTGACCCTACCTCCTTGCCGTGAGATATTTCTCCAACTGGCAGCGCTGACTTCAGGTCTTGCAGTTCAATAAGTTTGAAGTCCTCGCTAAGCAAAGCTCTAGCCCTGTCCGGTAGTACGACTTTGTAGGAAGTTAGCAACTATTGATGTTGGAACAGAAATCCTAGATCAGCTGCACTCACAAGTCTTGGTGCCAACCAAGCAATTCTTCATGACTTTGACCTCGTTGAGGTCAACAGCATAGATTTCCGACATGCGCCTCCGCCAATAACCGTTCACAAATATCTCGAGAGACCTTGGGTTTGGTTGCATTTGGATCATGTATGCTATGAATTCTTCCATCAAGATTTCTAGAAGGGCGGCGTTCTCTTGTTCACGCTGATCACTTCTGATCTTCTGCCACCTTTCTGGGGCGCAATTCATGAGCACATGAAATTCCTCTCGTGATATATCTGGCCTATCGATGACAGTGAACTATACTTGGGGTCAACAAATATAATCATCGTGAATCATTGCGCTGTTATACTTACTTCACAACAAGTATGTGTCATTTCTAGAGCCTCGAAAGTTAAAAATCGGATAACCTCCTTACACCGGCCTCTTACGTGCCATCCACTGGACTCGGTATCTCGAATGGCTGTGTGGAATAAGTCGCATAAAATAGGTGAGCTTGGCTCATCTACTTCTTTGACGTATGACTTCAAAGCTGTCGTTAGTGGCGTACATCCCCTACTCAAGGGGGCACACCAGCATCGGCAGTTGTCAAGTACCGGAACCCCGAGGGCGTCCTTTGCCTTCCCAATAAAGAATTCTCGCCCGGGCCATATATCCTCGCAACATCTCGACAGATAATGCCAACTAGTAGCCTGGATATTAAGTCCGAGATTAACAGGATCTGTTGGTGTCTGATCCAATATGTTTTGGCTTTGTAGCCAATCTATAAGTTCCAATATATCTTTCCCGTAATCGTTGATAAGCCGATTGGAGTCAAAGAAATGATGCCGCATCATAGTTGGCAAGAGTCCAAAGATGTTGTGCCGCGATAAGTGAGTAAAACCATGTCTGAAAAGAATAGGGTATTGATAAATTGAAATTCCGCGGACGTGGTAGATCGTTGAATAGGAGGATGGGACTCTGAGTGCCAAGGGAATTCTGATGCCAGACTTATCAAGGCATGAACAAAGGTAGCTTGCCTGGTCATCGGGGTTATCAGAAGTAAATACCAGATCTTGGGAAACAACCTGATGTTGTTGCGCTAGAGAAAGTAGATcggatcttcttctggctAAGTTCGAAGCAATGATATCCATGCATCGCTCGGAAGCTTTGTCAAAGATGCTTTCTGTTTCATCTTCATAGCTGACCGGGCATCCGGCTTTCAATATTAGATCCACGGATTCGATGCaatcctcatcaacagcaactcCGAGATCTCTTTCATCCAGACAGTGAACGGCTTTGGTGTCCAGAATCTTTCTTAGGCCCTCCGGCCAATATATACAGAGTCTGACGATAAGTAAACCGAATATACCCTCTGGTATCCACACTGGGGACTTCGAGAGAGCTATTTCAAGCATGCTGATAGATTCTTGATATATTGCCTGCTGAAGTGGGTGAAGTTCGTGAACTATAATTGAATAATTGACTTAGAGAAGCACATTATTCGCGTACGAAAGACTTACAACACTCACTGCCATCTATCAAAGGCCATAGGTCTCTAGGCCGACACCCGTCCATACCTAGGGCAGGTACGACGTACTGCAAATCCATACGAAATATTGTTAGACAAAACTGAGCTAGACTTCTACACTCATCTAGCAAAAGCAATGGAAGAAATGAAGTGTAAAATCCTCTATCGTATAACAAAAATATCAGCTTGTCTGTTTCATATTTAGAAACTTGAGGGCTCTTCACTGACATTTTTCCATTTTCATCAACCGCAGCACTAACAAGTGTTTCGAGCAGTCTTTTAGCCGATAGGGAGATTGATTCAATAGTCAATTGAGCGATACTTCTGTCTAAAGTGCTCTTTTGTAGTTTGATTGCGATGACTGTTAACCCAAAGGCTAGCTGTGAATCGGTCAGATTATGTCGTTGACTAGGGATGTTCCACGCAACTGACCCGAGCGTGACTATTTCCATATTCATCTCTATCATATGGAGAGGACTCCCTGTCTCTATAAAGAGAGAGTATGGCACGCTCCGCTTCTGCAAACCTTGATGGGATTTCGCTTGCCGTGACGCGTGTTGATGGTATTGCTATACGATCGAAGAGCTCATCCAACACATGATAAACTGGACTCTGGCGTTTTGGGACAATGCTTCTATATCGAATAGACATCCCAGAAGTTGCTGTCCCGAGAGAATACTCGATACATGTGAGAAATATTCTTGAAGATAGAGACCAGAGCTTGAAAGGAAGCTGCGCCCTGGCCGTTCTTTGCGTCGGCTGATCAATTCCGAAATATCTGCAGCTACGTGCATGTTGACCAGGACTATGTTGTTGATACTCGAACGTAGCATGCCAAAATCGATAGTACAATGCCGAAGATTTATGCTGTCGCTCGCAGGTACAGCCAAGGGGGTTCTTTGAGAACTGCTTGGAATTTCTTGCTCTTACAAGAGTGGTGGCTTGTCTCGAACTGGTGCTCTGAATCGACATGTTATCCATACCCTTTAACGGAATTCTGTTAGCGTTGTATTAAAAAGA
Coding sequences within:
- a CDS encoding cyclopropane-fatty-acyl-phospholipid synthase, translated to MSKLSPRINDKVHLPGRPIEFYLTFKTDQLRARYTGRHKVPMSKFFELYFAGQVDLNADALEILEYRHDWATFNFTSETFNYILFTFFPDVILHLRSQDEEQVRTNYDSGNDHYAWFLGPRMIYTTGIISDPDREETLEEMQDNKLAIVCQKINIQPGDRVLDIGCGWGTLAKFASLNYGAHVTGVTLARNQVEWGNDGLRKAGVSEEQSRLLCCDYRDIPEQKFDKITQLEMAEHVGVRRLTGFFRQCYDLLEDDGAMYVQMSGFRKAWQYEDFIWGLFLNKYIFPGADASTPLAFYVGCLESAGFEVKSVDTVGVHYSGTLWRWYRNWLGNAEKVKAKYGVRWFRIWEIFLAYSTIGSRQGSATCFQIVVVKNLNSTQRINGVYSQYGLHGALEAARAAGKAVLPK